GCTTGCGCATGCTGTTTCCTCCTGTGTAAGGGTGCGGCTGCCGGTGTGTGCAGCGTTTCGCCCCACTACTTCTTCGCGTAATCGGCGATCTTCTGCGAGAGCTTCGCCATCAGGCTGGCGAAACCTTCGCGCTCCATGATGCTCGTGTACTGCGCGCGCTTGAGCGCGAGATCGCTGATGCCGTCGGCGATGATGTTGACGATGCGCCAGCGGGTGCCGTCCGGGCTCACGATGTAATCGAACTTCACCGGCTCGCCCTTGGGCACGAGCAGCGTGTAGCGCACGATCGAGCGGTCGGCACGCGCGCTCTCGATGCCGTCGTAGCGGAAGCTCTGCCCGTCGTAGGCGTTGAACTGCGACGCGTAGGTGGCGATGCTCAAGTCGGTGAGCTTCGCGACGAAGGCATCGCGCTCACCCGGCGCAAGGCTGTTCCAGTACTTGCCGAGCACCGACTTCGCGATGACGTCGAACTGGAGCGCCTCCTTCACCACGGGCGCGAGTTTCCTGTAACGCCCCTCGTAGCCGAGGCGCTTCGCGTCCCGCATGACCTCGATCAGCGTGGCGTTGAGTTTGTCGGCGCTCTGGCGCTGCGGCTCCGCCGATTGCGCGATGGCGGTCTTGCCAGCTGCGATCAGCAGAAGCACGAGAAGGAAATTGAGGAATCGCATATTGTCCGGGCGCTCGAGGCTGCGGAAGTATCTGCGGCATCGGCGCGGGGGTCAAATCAGCGCCGGTGCGCTGGTCCGCGCCTTCTTCGTAGATTTCGGTATGCATGCTGCAGCCAGGTGAGCAGGCTCGGCAGCACCAGCAGACTGCACAGCAGGGTGGTCACGATGCCGACGGTCAGCACCATTCCCATGCTGGCCATCCCGCGGTGCATGGAGACGGCGAGGCTGCCGAACGCGCTCACGTTGGTGAATGCGGACAGCAGCACGGCGAAGGCGGTGCTGCTGTGGAGCACGAGGCCGTCCGCCGGCGGGGCGGTGCGAAACCGGTGCACCATGTGGATGCAGTTGT
Above is a genomic segment from Betaproteobacteria bacterium containing:
- a CDS encoding ABC transporter substrate-binding protein; protein product: MRFLNFLLVLLLIAAGKTAIAQSAEPQRQSADKLNATLIEVMRDAKRLGYEGRYRKLAPVVKEALQFDVIAKSVLGKYWNSLAPGERDAFVAKLTDLSIATYASQFNAYDGQSFRYDGIESARADRSIVRYTLLVPKGEPVKFDYIVSPDGTRWRIVNIIADGISDLALKRAQYTSIMEREGFASLMAKLSQKIADYAKK